In Tubulanus polymorphus chromosome 8, tnTubPoly1.2, whole genome shotgun sequence, one genomic interval encodes:
- the LOC141909839 gene encoding uncharacterized protein LOC141909839: protein MNGLKYSDAFRSLRLHHSEATFAEKRLCEAVRAVRQTASDVLETTDNDRRRGLRLLSVGSAHGYLLEDVVTELGDEVSFERMDCIEPNDAMARELETRMNTLASKYNFESEVYKREFSSEAAPSFLPNDFYDLIVFSHVLYYFDDPGDVLEVSLYKLANARGRVFVTATNNTAFWNVLRGLRALAGDGPFMPQNLVDLDELLRTKAAKMTAVSRSIDEGALMMHLALQPARSCISAHDAAIRKMGDAIVTFIAGRDIDTLLEKSRAQIQDIIRKHVVYSYGFPMLPATLENVLLARNA, encoded by the coding sequence ATGAATGGTCTAAAATACAGCGACGCTTTCCGGTCACTCCGTTTGCATCACAGCGAAGCTACTTTCGCGGAGAAGAGATTATGTGAAGCCGTTCGTGCCGTCCGTCAGACTGCTAGCGACGTACTGGAGACAACAGACAACGACAGGCGGAGAGGTTTGAGGCTGCTATCAGTCGGTTCGGCTCACGGATATTTGTTGGAAGACGTGGTGACCGAACTCGGCGATGAAGTGAGTTTCGAACGCATGGACTGTATTGAACCAAACGACGCTATGGCACGGGAGCTGGAGACTCGAATGAATACACTCGCCAGCAAGTACAACTTCGAATCCGAGGTCTATAAACGTGAGTTCTCTAGCGAGGCGGCGCCTTCTTTCTTACCGAACGACTTCTACGATTTGATCGTTTTCTCGCACGTGCTCTATTACTTCGACGATCCGGGGGATGTTTTGGAAGTCTCGCTCTACAAGTTAGCTAACGCGCGTGGGCGAGTGTTCGTGACTGCAACGAACAACACGGCGTTTTGGAACGTACTACGAGGACTACGAGCCCTTGCCGGCGACGGTCCATTCATGCCCCAAAACCTAGTTGACCTAGATGAACTCCTACGCACGAAAGCTGCTAAGATGACGGCGGTTTCGCGCTCTATCGACGAGGGCGCACTTATGATGCACCTAGCTCTGCAACCAGCCCGATCGTGCATCAGCGCACATGACGCAGCCATTCGTAAGATGGGCGACGCGATAGTGACGTTCATCGCAGGTCGAGACATAGATACTTTACTGGAAAAGTCGCGCGCACAAATTCAGGATATCATCCGTAAACATGTCGTATATAGTTATGGGTTCCCGATGTTGCCTGCGACACTGGAAAACGTCTTACTGGCCAGAAACGCCTGA